The Huiozyma naganishii CBS 8797 chromosome 6, complete genome genome includes a window with the following:
- the MAD1 gene encoding coiled-coil domain-containing protein MAD1 (similar to Saccharomyces cerevisiae MAD1 (YGL086W); ancestral locus Anc_6.188) produces MSGDDESSFNDGGSGGSSPFLDTPLEGPEAKLNEESLNKESSVVGTDYHSLQLARRDEKIGQLESRLSDLTKEFELAQLQLQDDNVALQNSYQLNVEELEKVTADLKFTQEINDKLNIQYNELRSKLGSELQGENKDSHFEELDLQLKLKDQEIERLNFEHESHISKLGFEMKDMSIELNVLRTKTQKLETELQTNFVELKESRKLLVTKQDEIDDLQRLNAQYGQMKMTDLEDEMTTVNQMLQDQVKYTMELEKTNLEQADELKKLRAHAPSDNSGKRTDYEVNNESSEYQALKKEHEDLQLEMLSLKSKLSSWEVYMEKDTNLNSSLPANGSPEEIIHDWKVTKQENTALIDENSKLTLAMSNFKLLNEELAMERNQLLRLNKDYESNIINMKRLNHELEQQNVLFKEECKILRKQMDDFTNLSSTNGNGNNQGVTQDTQKKLENLIDDYKNKTDDLTNELQKVNNELLQATEEEQNQVKKRKRSIGSGDNLNYYSKRINELQLEVGKLTRDLNKYRNLNKLLDDKLKRLITLKEKKIRILQLRDNPLSRDQFIKKEQLQLLKQEKVDLLEQLQSSNPNLQTLPISVYQTLEFDFKQREKEILRTNKKFLRLKEIFNKKSLEFIDVVNSILGFRLEFQQNNKVKIYSCFQPDAHLVVDLVKNTLVSNISLDNWESLMSLWVVERGQVPCFLAAITLQLWEKQQQHTA; encoded by the coding sequence ATGAGcggtgatgatgaatctAGCTTCAACGATGGCGGTAGTGGAGGTTCATCGCCATTTTTAGATACGCCGTTGGAGGGACCGGAGGCTAAGCTAAACGAAGAATCGCTAAACAAAGAGAGTAGCGTGGTGGGTACTGATTATCATAGTCTACAGTTGGCAAGGAGAGACGAAAAAATCGGTCAGTTAGAGAGTAGGTTAAGTGATCTCACCAAAGAGTTCGAACTGGCTCAGTTACAGTTACAAGACGACAACGTCGCACTGCAGAACAGCTATCAGCTTAACGTAGAGGAGCTTGAAAAAGTCACCGCAGATCTCAAGTTTACCCAGGAGATCAACGACAAACTAAACATACAGTACAACGAACTGAGATCGAAACTGGGATCGGAACTACAAGGCGAAAACAAAGATTCGCATTTCGAGGAATTGGATCTACAGCTAAAGCTGAAGGATCAAGAAATCGAACGATTGAATTTTGAACATGAATCACACATCTCAAAGCTTGGTTTCGAAATGAAAGATATGTCCATAGAACTTAACGTACTACGAACGAAGACCCAAAAACTAGAAACTGAGTTACAAACCAATTTTGTTGAGTTAAAGGAATCTCGAAAACTGTTGGTCACTAAACAAGACGAAATCGATGATCTGCAGAGACTAAACGCACAGTATGGTCAAATGAAAATGACAGATCTAGAAGACGAGATGACAACGGTAAATCAGATGTTACAGGATCAAGTCAAGTATACCATGGAGCTAGAAAAGACAAACCTCGAACAAGCAGACGAATTAAAGAAGCTAAGAGCCCACGCACCATCTGACAACTCTGGGAAGCGCACTGATTACGAAGTAAATAATGAATCAAGCGAGTATCAAGCATTAAAGAAAGAGCATGAAGACTTACAGTTAGAAATGTTATCTCTCAAATCGAAGCTATCTTCATGGGAGGTTTATATGGAGAAGGATACTAATTTAAATAGCTCGCTACCTGCCAATGGAAGTCCCGAAGAAATCATCCACGACTGGAAAGTaacaaaacaagaaaatacagCTCTTATTGACGAAAACTCTAAGCTAACTTTGGCAATGAGCAACTTCAAATTACTGAACGAGGAATTAGCGATGGAACGAAATCAACTGCTGCGGTTGAATAAGGATTATGAGTCAAATATAATCAACATGAAGAGGTTGAATCATGAATTGGAGCAACAAAAtgttcttttcaaagaagaatgtAAGATCTTACGAAAACAAATGGATGATTTTACAAACTTGAGTAGCACCAATGGAAATGGAAACAATCAGGGAGTGACTCAAGACACCCagaaaaaattagagaACTTGATTGACGACTACAAAAATAAGACGGATGATCTGACGAACGAATTGCAGAAAGTGAATAACGAGTTGTTACAAGCCACAGAAGAGGAGCAAAACCAAGTTAAAAAGCGGAAACGGTCAATTGGATCTGGCGATAATTTGAATTACTATTCGAAGCGTATCAACGAGCTACAGCTTGAAGTTGGTAAACTGACAAGagatttgaacaaatacAGAAACTTAAACAAACTTTTGGACgacaaattgaagagacTTATCACattgaaggagaaaaagaTTCGTATACTGCAATTAAGAGATAATCCATTATCAAGAGACCAATTCATCAAGAAAGAGCAATTGCAACTTTtaaaacaagaaaaagttgATCTATTGGAGCAGCTGCAAAGTAGCAACCCAAATCTCCAGACACTACCCATTTCCGTGTACCAAACACTCGAATTTGATTTCAAACAACGGGAGAAGGAGATCTTGAGAACCAACAAGAAATTCCTTCGTCTGAAGGAGATATTCAATAAGAAATCGCTCGAATTCATAGACGTTGTCAATTCAATACTTGGCTTCAGGCTAGAATTCCAACAGAATAATAAAGTGAAGATATACTCATGTTTTCAGCCAGATGCACATCTCGTGGTGGATCTAGTTAAGAATACATTAGTATCCAACATATCGCTCGATAACTGGGAGAGTTTAATGTCTCTATGGGTTGTGGAAAGAGGGCAGGTACCTTGCTTTTTGGCAGCAATAACATTGCAATTATGGGAaaagcaacaacagcataCTGCATGA